In Daphnia magna isolate NIES linkage group LG7, ASM2063170v1.1, whole genome shotgun sequence, a single genomic region encodes these proteins:
- the LOC116928101 gene encoding uncharacterized protein LOC116928101 isoform X2 gives MASTKVNTVDDFFQIVASGSVSDLLKIIEKEGREKSTKLAQSYNEMGATPLLVAIGKKDFQVMELLVEVMGASIGQIGHFTSNGVDYADCPPLFAAIVSDQLSFVEYLFKRKMTRDKPSLDFDSFLSSSITCRQKINILKLIGATYMLSGNWSSFLHGLSYWKKAMTLTSSTADVEKCQIPNTVPVFRFMGSTSELMALEQMERMAKYETVFDQRFVVDQVISVIQRVMIDMQLFPNMFIISHFFCYSLALLPSPHEFQYKTRDELEYLSNVVVYTLELLKLWWQKESPRATEQDWHVSEQTICHSWNLFESLRTANYVLSFRDLMFAFDFAFQHLHRMCTKFWPEDKQFRPTRIGQLTKLVLDISVSIFGRLSRFSQEERQQFKQSLSHYVRLSQGSGIDRPNLLLKACCLSYVSRQREADYEKFVQLFLDAGEDPNATDSQGNTPLHCLLAKNQYEYWLTNPWDNPNRAEHTSVVSLNYVALIRLLLDSGCHVDQPNEAGETILELLKRSHPEAQHIYRRASSSFAVVCSTTLKQVKHPANQENKS, from the exons ATGGCGTCCACGAAGGTGAACACAGTTGATGATTTCTTCCAAATTGTGGCTAGTGGCTCCGTAAGTGACCTGTTAAAAATAATCGAAAAAGAAGGACGTGAAAAATCCACTAAGCTGGCCCAGTCCTACAATGAAATGGGGGCAACACCTCTGTTGGTAGCCATTGGCAAGAAAGATTTCCAAGTGATGGAACTCTTGGTCGAAGTGATGGGAGCTAGCATCGGTCAAATCGGTCACTTTACGTCGAACGGTGTCGATTACGCCGACTGTCCGCCACTCTTCGCTGCCATCGTCTCTGACCAACTTTCGTTTGTCGAGTACTTGTTCAAGAGAAAGATGACCAGAGATAAACCATCATTGGATTTCGATTCCTTCTTGTCGAGTTCCATAACCTGTCGTCAGAAAATCAACATTCTGAAATTGATAGGAGCCACTTACATGCTATCAGGAAATTGGAGTTCATTCTTGCATGGATTGTCATACTGGAAGAAGGCCATGACACTCACGAGTTCTACTGCTGACGTAGAAAAGTGCCAGATTCCCAACACAGTTCCTGTTTTTCGGTTTATGGGCAGTACTTCAGAGTTGATGGCATTGGAACAAATGGAGCGAATGGCCAAATATGAAACGGTATTCGATCAACGATTCGTGGTAGATCAAGTTATCAGCGTCATTCAACGAGTTATGATCGATATGCAGCTCTTCCCTAATATGTTTATCATTTCACACTTTTTCTGCTACTCTTTGGCTCTGTTGCCATCCCCACACGAGTTTCAGTATAAAACTAGAGACGAGCTTGAATATCTATCTAACGTTGTAGTTTATACATTAGAGTTGCTGAAACTGTGGTGGCAAAAAGAAAGTCCACGTGCTACAGAGCAGGATTGGCATGTCAGTGAACAAACCATTTGCCATTCTTGGAATTTATTTGAAAGCCTGAGAACGGCTAATTACGTGTTGTCGTTTCGCGATCTGATGTTTGCGTTTGATTTTGCTTTCCAACATTTGCACAGGATGTGCACAAAATTCTGGCCAGAAGACAAACAATTTCGCCCTACACGTATCGGTCAGTTGACAAAATTGGTGCTTGATATCTCTGTGTCCATTTTTGGCAGGCTCTCCCGATTCAGTCAAGAGGAACGTCAGCAATTTAAACAGAGTCTCTCTCATTATGTTCGTCTTTCTCAAGGATCAGGAATAGACAGGCCAAATCTTCTCCTTAAAGCATGTTGTCTCAGCTATGTTTCTCGTCAGAGAGAAGCCGATTACGAGAAGTTCGTTCAACTATTCTTGGATGCTGGAGAAGATCCCAACGCAACTGACAGCCAAGGCAATACTCCACTTCACTGCTTGCTGGCAAAGAACCAATATGAATATTGGCTTACAAATCCCTGGGACAATCCAAATAGAGCAGAACATACTTCAGTCGTCAGCCTGAATTATGTGGCTCTTATTAGACTTCTGTTGGATTCCGGATGTCATGTTGATCAACCCAACGAAGCCGGAGAAACAATTTTGGAATTGCTAAAACGAA GTCATCCGGAAGCACAACATATCTACAGAAGAGCTTCCTCTTCCTTTGCAGTTGTTTGTTCGACGACACTGAAGCAAGTGAAGCATCCGGCGaatcaagaaaataaaagttga
- the LOC116928101 gene encoding uncharacterized protein LOC116928101 isoform X1, whose translation MASTKVNTVDDFFQIVASGSVSDLLKIIEKEGREKSTKLAQSYNEMGATPLLVAIGKKDFQVMELLVEVMGASIGQIGHFTSNGVDYADCPPLFAAIVSDQLSFVEYLFKRKMTRDKPSLDFDSFLSSSITCRQKINILKLIGATYMLSGNWSSFLHGLSYWKKAMTLTSSTADVEKCQIPNTVPVFRFMGSTSELMALEQMERMAKYETVFDQRFVVDQVISVIQRVMIDMQLFPNMFIISHFFCYSLALLPSPHEFQYKTRDELEYLSNVVVYTLELLKLWWQKESPRATEQDWHVSEQTICHSWNLFESLRTANYVLSFRDLMFAFDFAFQHLHRMCTKFWPEDKQFRPTRIGQLTKLVLDISVSIFGRLSRFSQEERQQFKQSLSHYVRLSQGSGIDRPNLLLKACCLSYVSRQREADYEKFVQLFLDAGEDPNATDSQGNTPLHCLLAKNQYEYWLTNPWDNPNRAEHTSVVSLNYVALIRLLLDSGCHVDQPNEAGETILELLKRSRKMQENFNKPFDHYLELVINTVLPLTCYSAQVIRKHNISTEELPLPLQLFVRRH comes from the coding sequence ATGGCGTCCACGAAGGTGAACACAGTTGATGATTTCTTCCAAATTGTGGCTAGTGGCTCCGTAAGTGACCTGTTAAAAATAATCGAAAAAGAAGGACGTGAAAAATCCACTAAGCTGGCCCAGTCCTACAATGAAATGGGGGCAACACCTCTGTTGGTAGCCATTGGCAAGAAAGATTTCCAAGTGATGGAACTCTTGGTCGAAGTGATGGGAGCTAGCATCGGTCAAATCGGTCACTTTACGTCGAACGGTGTCGATTACGCCGACTGTCCGCCACTCTTCGCTGCCATCGTCTCTGACCAACTTTCGTTTGTCGAGTACTTGTTCAAGAGAAAGATGACCAGAGATAAACCATCATTGGATTTCGATTCCTTCTTGTCGAGTTCCATAACCTGTCGTCAGAAAATCAACATTCTGAAATTGATAGGAGCCACTTACATGCTATCAGGAAATTGGAGTTCATTCTTGCATGGATTGTCATACTGGAAGAAGGCCATGACACTCACGAGTTCTACTGCTGACGTAGAAAAGTGCCAGATTCCCAACACAGTTCCTGTTTTTCGGTTTATGGGCAGTACTTCAGAGTTGATGGCATTGGAACAAATGGAGCGAATGGCCAAATATGAAACGGTATTCGATCAACGATTCGTGGTAGATCAAGTTATCAGCGTCATTCAACGAGTTATGATCGATATGCAGCTCTTCCCTAATATGTTTATCATTTCACACTTTTTCTGCTACTCTTTGGCTCTGTTGCCATCCCCACACGAGTTTCAGTATAAAACTAGAGACGAGCTTGAATATCTATCTAACGTTGTAGTTTATACATTAGAGTTGCTGAAACTGTGGTGGCAAAAAGAAAGTCCACGTGCTACAGAGCAGGATTGGCATGTCAGTGAACAAACCATTTGCCATTCTTGGAATTTATTTGAAAGCCTGAGAACGGCTAATTACGTGTTGTCGTTTCGCGATCTGATGTTTGCGTTTGATTTTGCTTTCCAACATTTGCACAGGATGTGCACAAAATTCTGGCCAGAAGACAAACAATTTCGCCCTACACGTATCGGTCAGTTGACAAAATTGGTGCTTGATATCTCTGTGTCCATTTTTGGCAGGCTCTCCCGATTCAGTCAAGAGGAACGTCAGCAATTTAAACAGAGTCTCTCTCATTATGTTCGTCTTTCTCAAGGATCAGGAATAGACAGGCCAAATCTTCTCCTTAAAGCATGTTGTCTCAGCTATGTTTCTCGTCAGAGAGAAGCCGATTACGAGAAGTTCGTTCAACTATTCTTGGATGCTGGAGAAGATCCCAACGCAACTGACAGCCAAGGCAATACTCCACTTCACTGCTTGCTGGCAAAGAACCAATATGAATATTGGCTTACAAATCCCTGGGACAATCCAAATAGAGCAGAACATACTTCAGTCGTCAGCCTGAATTATGTGGCTCTTATTAGACTTCTGTTGGATTCCGGATGTCATGTTGATCAACCCAACGAAGCCGGAGAAACAATTTTGGAATTGCTAAAACGAAGTAGGAAAATGCAAGAAAATTTCAACAAGCCCTTCGATCATTACCTCGAACTAGTGATTAATACTGTCCTACCCCTGACTTGTTATTCTGCCCAGGTCATCCGGAAGCACAACATATCTACAGAAGAGCTTCCTCTTCCTTTGCAGTTGTTTGTTCGACGACACTGA
- the LOC116928105 gene encoding uncharacterized protein LOC116928105: MCFFKLMAFACFVAAAEASDLPAGRNPVEDAGNYTVLYNGPEGSHLQTGEPGKAVKGFYTFVDSRGRKQKVTYQADERGYRVTSTALVVETEDVSPTTRRPRIIEKITPKFQAGVLFTKKMNEPQREFLNSGILPSSTEESIAAEPKSMVPELQFKIPAHPVISTTFEQEATKTLVPPESKGQIRFKEPKVLLNYDAAYNLGYPFVDGIYVYAL; the protein is encoded by the exons ATGTGTTTTTTCAAG CTGATGGCCTTCGCGTGTTTTGTGGCGGCGGCGGAAGCATCCGATCTCCCCGCGGGGAGGAACCCGGTAGAAGATGCTGGCAACTACACAGTTTTGTACAACGGGCCAGAAGGAAGCCACTTACAGACCGGTGAACCGGGAAAAGCAGTGAAAGGATTCTACAC TTTCGTCGATTCTCgtggaagaaaacaaaaagtcaCTTACCAAGCCGATGAGAGAGGATACCGCGTGACGTCCACTGCCCTGGTCGTGGAGACTGAAGATGTTTCACCTACGACACGAAGACCAAGAATCATAGAAAAGATTACACCTAAATTTCAAGCAGGGGTTTTGtttacaaagaaaatgaatgaacCTCAGAGGGAATTCTTAAACTCTGGGATTCTTCCATCCTCGACAGAAGAATCCATTGCAGCAGAACCCAAGTCAATGGTACCAGAGCTTCAATTCAAAATTCCAGCCCACCCTGTTATTTCCACAACATTTGAACAAGAAGCAACCAAAACTTTGGTGCCACCAGAATCGAAAGGTCAAATTAGGTTCAAAGAACCAAAAGTACTACTAAACTATGATGCTGCTTACAATTTGGGTTACCCTTTTGTGGATGGGATCTACGTCTATGCTCTTTAG
- the LOC116928102 gene encoding magnetosome-associated protein MamJ, translating into MIRAVILICVIAAASSAPTGQYTINVDGPEGRHVQTGEPGKSVSGYYTSRSLDGLMEYKTTYEADEKGYRATGDHLPVPSVPVVRSLEAAPGYVFKYDAPGSHSHYMTGEPGKSVQGSFTYTDSEGRSRRVDYEADENGYRVKPTQEEEKPIEISSQSDAEVVQASAAVAVVPIPETAAASTAEIAAEPVPETPVAPAASQTAAEPIPETVVDSVAKIVVEPSPDVVAARVDETAVPEPVADLAPEPVAEPAAEPVADPAPEPVAEPVAEPAPEPVAEPAAEPAPEPVAEPAAEPVAEPEPVAEPAAEPVAEPEPVAEPAAEPVAEPIPEPVQSSAVAESESKPSSPAVFAVPISLSSAAYYSLPARFVQPAFHYAAPHAYGYNVAYPLTGGNYVYAI; encoded by the exons ATGATTCGAGCA gTAATTTTGATCTGCGTCATAGCAGCCGCGTCTTCCGCACCAACGGGTCAGTACACGATCAACGTGGACGGACCAGAAGGTCGTCACGTTCAAACAGGAGAACCGGGTAAATCCGTCTCTGGCTATTACAC TTCCCGGAGTTTGGACGGTTTGATGGAATACAAGACGACGTACGAAGCGGATGAGAAAGGCTATCGTGCAACAGGAGATCATTTGCCCGTCCCTTCCGTCCCTGTTGTTCGCTCGCTGGAAGCCGCCCCGGGTTACGTCTTTAAATACGATGCTCCCGGAAGTCACAGCCACTACATGACGGGAGAGCCGGGCAAATCCGTCCAAGGATCTTTCAC GTATACTGATAGTGAGGGAAGGTCTCGACGGGTTGATTACGAAGCCGATGAAAATGGCTATCGCGTTAAACCAACCCAAGAAGAGGAAAAACCCATTGAAATCAGCAGTCAAAGTGATGCCGAAGTCGTTCAAGCTTCTGCTGCAGTTGCCGTCGTACCTATTCCGGAGACTGCCGCCGCATCGACTGCTGAAATTGCGGCTGAACCTGTTCCAGAAACGCCCGTCGCTCCAGCTGCCTCACAAACTGCGGCTGAACCTATTCCGGAGACGGTTGTCGATTCAGTAGCTAAAATTGTGGTTGAACCGAGCCCAGATGTCGTTGCTGCTCGTGTCGATGAAACAGCTGTGCCTGAACCTGTTGCCGACCTTGCACCTGAACCTGTTGCCGAACCCGCCGCTGAACCTGTTGCCGACCCTGCACCTGAACCTGTTGCCGAACCCGTCGCTGAACCTGCACCGGAACCTGTTGCCGAACCCGCCGCTGAACCTGCACCGGAACCTGTTGCCGAACCCGCAGCTGAACCTGTCGCCGAACCGGAACCTGTTGCCGAACCCGCAGCTGAACCTGTCGCCGAACCTGAACCTGTTGCCGAACCCGCAGCTGAACCTGTTGCCGAACCCATACCTGAACCCGTCCAGTCGTCGGCCGTGGCTGAAAGTGAATCGAAACCCAGTTCGCCAGCAGTCTTCGCCGTGCCCATTTCTTTGTCCAGCGCGGCTTACTACAGCCTTCCGGCCAGATTCGTCCAGCCCGCATTTCATTACGCTGCCCCTCACGCTTACGGCTACAACGTCGCTTATCCTCTGACAGGAGGTAATTACGTTTACGCAATTTAA